Proteins co-encoded in one Vibrio sp. SNU_ST1 genomic window:
- a CDS encoding pitrilysin family protein: MKAYYLVVVLSSTLLGCSSTPQQQTLLKSDPYWVKGELDNGLTYHVYPDQEQPVSVRLLVHAGSLQESEQQKGYAHFVEHMAFNGSKNFSGNEVVELFEQSGASFGADLNAYTSYQETLYKLDLPDNKNLDKALAWFRDIGDGLLLSEAEIEKEKGVILGEFRYTRVEDKPLSFKFYDHLVEGTTYQSNDPIGNKKSVSNANVQELKNYYQTWYQPQLTEVIISGDITLAEVIPLIEETFSDWQRGTTPVPVKNTSVDYNTQDFVAYGSGVEPPSIGIVIDRGERVTQSHEQQHQLWLDDIAQQLIQQRLNSDFVDAALPVQWVASTPYLLEYQRYSITTVGFPVGSREQSQQQFVSTLASLRDYGVSEYELASVLQQYQANLDDIQVNWDQMDAVVHADGKSTALVIDQPVQSQLDYKSSLKTFLANTDLEAVNDNLDDLLSSPYILGLGLSSKEDMLAMDNELKDVRKAYKNTGNKPLLVTASSAFSVPESQGEIVKQIQVSEDPNLQQWTLSNGIEVWYLRNPEVGNNVGVYYASEGGKAALDSSLFPASEVAISASIRSGVGKFSGSELNTHLKRKDIQIYPFINFTHHGLEISTKKKTLAEGLAALYTIVTEPKIDSDQLEAVKSEFAQDRTAYLETPVGQFIQMVNQNSYQDSSRHIMLESEDIEAVTSQDILDVQHQLFQKLRDNTLVIVADIKPSEIKPLVRQYVASLPLEAVVSPDYQVAYSTDSKERIDISINNEDSSQYLLRIISQQAREKTAKDVFMDDMLQRVLSSRLTAYVREELGLDYAPFVYSVSQDSEPSYDWLVGSLAAPENSDKIEQAIDKVIAEAVKGISEEETRTAAKQLVADLTPLQYKPTQQAWFISRYLIHDYGVEALFDLQGTTDSISSEDMTEYAKEIFGDNSYQLKNLLRPQS, translated from the coding sequence ATGAAAGCATACTATTTAGTCGTCGTATTGAGCTCCACATTGCTAGGTTGCAGCTCTACTCCTCAGCAACAAACGTTATTGAAATCCGATCCATACTGGGTCAAAGGAGAGTTAGATAACGGATTAACCTACCATGTCTACCCTGACCAAGAACAACCTGTCTCGGTACGCTTACTAGTGCATGCCGGATCTTTGCAAGAGAGCGAACAACAGAAAGGGTACGCCCACTTTGTTGAACATATGGCGTTTAATGGCAGCAAGAACTTTTCGGGAAATGAGGTGGTCGAGCTATTTGAGCAATCTGGTGCCAGCTTTGGTGCAGACTTAAATGCTTACACCTCTTATCAAGAAACCCTCTATAAATTAGATCTGCCCGACAATAAGAACCTAGATAAAGCGCTGGCTTGGTTTAGAGACATTGGCGATGGTTTATTGCTGTCCGAAGCTGAAATTGAAAAAGAGAAAGGTGTGATACTTGGGGAATTTCGATACACGCGAGTTGAAGATAAGCCCCTCTCGTTTAAGTTCTACGATCATCTGGTTGAAGGGACGACTTACCAAAGTAACGATCCCATCGGCAATAAAAAATCCGTTTCTAATGCGAATGTTCAAGAATTAAAGAACTATTACCAAACTTGGTATCAACCTCAGTTAACTGAAGTGATTATCTCTGGTGATATTACTCTGGCAGAAGTGATCCCTTTGATTGAAGAAACTTTCTCTGATTGGCAAAGAGGCACAACACCGGTTCCCGTGAAGAACACGTCAGTGGATTATAACACTCAAGATTTTGTGGCGTATGGATCTGGGGTCGAGCCACCGAGCATCGGGATAGTCATTGATCGTGGGGAAAGAGTGACACAGAGCCATGAGCAACAACATCAGCTTTGGTTAGATGATATTGCTCAACAACTTATCCAACAAAGGTTGAATTCTGATTTTGTTGACGCAGCATTGCCCGTGCAGTGGGTTGCTTCAACACCCTACTTATTAGAGTACCAAAGGTATTCTATTACTACGGTCGGTTTTCCTGTTGGTAGCCGAGAGCAAAGTCAGCAGCAGTTTGTTTCTACTCTCGCCTCTTTGCGTGATTATGGCGTAAGTGAATATGAGTTGGCGAGTGTGCTTCAGCAATACCAAGCGAACCTTGACGACATTCAAGTAAACTGGGATCAAATGGATGCCGTGGTTCATGCTGACGGCAAATCAACAGCATTGGTCATTGATCAACCCGTTCAATCACAGCTTGATTATAAGTCGAGCTTGAAAACGTTTCTTGCGAATACGGATCTCGAGGCTGTGAATGATAACTTAGATGATTTGCTTTCTAGCCCTTACATTTTGGGGTTAGGTTTATCTTCTAAGGAAGACATGCTAGCAATGGATAACGAGCTAAAAGATGTCAGAAAAGCCTATAAAAATACGGGTAACAAACCACTGCTCGTTACCGCAAGTTCTGCGTTTAGCGTGCCAGAATCTCAAGGCGAAATTGTGAAACAAATTCAGGTGAGTGAGGATCCTAACTTACAGCAATGGACATTGAGCAATGGTATCGAGGTTTGGTATTTACGAAACCCTGAGGTGGGTAATAATGTTGGTGTTTATTATGCGAGTGAAGGTGGAAAAGCAGCACTAGATTCTTCTCTATTTCCTGCGTCAGAGGTGGCGATTTCAGCATCGATCCGTAGTGGTGTTGGTAAATTCAGTGGATCGGAATTAAATACCCATTTGAAACGCAAAGACATCCAAATTTATCCCTTCATCAACTTTACTCATCATGGGCTGGAAATAAGCACTAAGAAAAAGACGCTCGCAGAAGGCTTGGCTGCACTGTATACCATTGTGACCGAACCTAAAATCGACAGCGATCAGCTTGAGGCTGTGAAATCTGAATTTGCACAAGATCGCACGGCTTATCTAGAAACACCCGTGGGTCAGTTTATTCAGATGGTTAACCAAAATAGCTATCAAGATAGTAGTCGTCATATCATGCTGGAAAGTGAAGATATTGAAGCCGTGACATCTCAAGATATACTTGACGTTCAGCACCAACTCTTTCAGAAGTTAAGAGACAATACGCTTGTCATCGTTGCTGATATTAAGCCATCTGAAATTAAGCCTCTCGTACGCCAATATGTTGCTTCATTGCCGTTGGAAGCCGTTGTGTCTCCTGATTATCAAGTTGCCTATAGCACTGATTCGAAAGAACGAATCGATATATCCATCAATAATGAAGACAGCAGCCAGTACTTATTGCGTATTATTTCTCAGCAAGCTCGAGAGAAAACAGCAAAGGATGTGTTTATGGACGATATGCTTCAGCGTGTATTGTCGAGCCGCCTAACGGCTTATGTTCGCGAAGAATTAGGTTTGGATTATGCGCCTTTTGTGTATTCGGTATCTCAAGACAGTGAGCCAAGTTATGACTGGTTGGTCGGCTCTTTAGCTGCGCCTGAGAACTCAGATAAGATAGAACAGGCGATTGATAAAGTTATTGCTGAAGCTGTCAAAGGGATCTCTGAAGAAGAGACTCGAACGGCAGCTAAACAGCTAGTGGCCGACCTCACGCCACTTCAATATAAGCCCA
- a CDS encoding LytTR family DNA-binding domain-containing protein, with protein MNNPAIQPSVTAIIADDEALLRHHLDKSLAEVWPELEIVSKAQNGLEAMQSIQQLKPDVVFLDIRMPELDGISLAKQLNKLNSPPLVVFITAYDEYAVKAFEHNAMDYLLKPINEERLLATCQKVQARLSQSGITPEQPDITALMAQIQQLSQSTSQQAQPLYQQQKKHLTWLKASVGEDIHLIAVDDVAYFKAEDKYVSIFKKGQGGSLEEFILRVSLKELITQLNPDEFWQIHRSVVVKVSAIDKVKKGLSGQMSAYVSGEKLPISRASQVLFKGM; from the coding sequence ATGAACAACCCAGCAATACAGCCGAGCGTAACAGCTATTATCGCAGACGATGAAGCACTGTTAAGGCACCATCTCGACAAGAGTTTGGCTGAGGTTTGGCCGGAGCTAGAAATCGTCAGCAAGGCACAAAATGGTTTAGAGGCGATGCAGAGTATTCAGCAGCTTAAACCTGATGTGGTCTTTCTCGATATTCGTATGCCTGAGCTGGATGGAATCTCGCTGGCGAAACAATTGAACAAGTTAAATTCACCACCCTTGGTGGTGTTCATTACGGCTTATGACGAATACGCGGTCAAAGCCTTTGAGCACAATGCGATGGATTACCTGCTGAAACCAATCAACGAAGAGCGTCTACTCGCTACATGTCAGAAGGTTCAAGCGCGTCTGTCGCAATCAGGTATTACGCCAGAGCAACCTGATATCACGGCGTTAATGGCTCAGATTCAGCAGTTATCACAATCGACTTCTCAGCAAGCGCAGCCCCTTTATCAACAGCAGAAGAAGCATCTAACGTGGCTCAAAGCCAGTGTTGGAGAAGACATTCACCTAATCGCCGTCGATGATGTTGCTTACTTCAAAGCGGAAGACAAATACGTGTCGATATTCAAAAAAGGCCAAGGCGGTTCGCTAGAGGAGTTTATTCTTCGCGTATCGCTAAAAGAGCTTATCACCCAGCTTAACCCCGATGAATTTTGGCAGATTCACCGCTCGGTGGTGGTGAAAGTGTCGGCCATTGATAAGGTGAAGAAAGGGCTCTCAGGTCAGATGTCGGCTTATGTGTCGGGCGAGAAGCTGCCGATCAGCCGTGCCTCGCAAGTTCTGTTTAAAGGGATGTGA
- a CDS encoding sensor histidine kinase, with product MNTFSNRQASWIKSFTLTTLFCFVIAITTQTIWGGDFMVNLAISFGFGYSAVGSSFILVKLFKTESRVFEVGISMVIAMTFGTLNAHYWLNGYFGANISDLKSVVLLGVIFCSVCYYYFYTREQQLRADNELEVAKRRQADQEKVVVLSQLKQLQSQIEPHFLFNTLATINVLIESDSAKAKLMLEKLTDLLRVTLKNSRTEQSTIAQEVDLLDAYLNIQKIRLGERLAFSIETHEISDFQVIPPFLIQPLVENALTHGIEPQAAGGQVNIRITQQAQQLKIEVSDNGAGLKTSSANTGHGVGLSNIRQRIETLYGDKASLTITEPAEGGVVSTILLPLTDAVV from the coding sequence ATGAACACTTTTTCAAACCGTCAGGCTTCATGGATTAAAAGCTTTACGCTAACCACTCTGTTTTGTTTCGTCATTGCTATCACGACACAAACGATTTGGGGCGGTGATTTTATGGTCAATCTGGCGATCAGTTTTGGTTTTGGCTATAGCGCTGTGGGATCTTCTTTTATTTTGGTTAAGTTGTTTAAAACCGAATCCAGAGTATTTGAAGTCGGTATCTCAATGGTGATCGCGATGACCTTTGGCACCTTGAATGCGCACTACTGGTTAAACGGATATTTCGGGGCAAATATTTCTGACCTTAAATCTGTGGTGTTGTTGGGTGTGATCTTCTGTTCGGTTTGCTATTACTATTTCTATACCCGAGAGCAGCAATTACGTGCCGATAACGAATTGGAAGTGGCCAAGCGTCGTCAGGCTGATCAAGAAAAGGTGGTGGTATTAAGCCAGCTTAAACAGTTGCAAAGCCAAATTGAGCCGCACTTCTTGTTCAACACTCTTGCGACCATCAATGTATTGATTGAGAGTGACAGCGCCAAAGCTAAGTTGATGCTTGAAAAACTGACTGACTTGTTGCGTGTCACTTTGAAAAATAGCCGTACCGAGCAGTCGACCATCGCGCAAGAGGTCGACTTGCTAGACGCTTATCTTAATATTCAGAAGATACGCTTGGGTGAGCGCTTAGCGTTTTCGATTGAAACACACGAGATTAGTGATTTTCAGGTGATTCCACCCTTCTTGATTCAACCCTTAGTCGAGAATGCACTCACGCACGGTATCGAACCTCAAGCGGCTGGTGGCCAAGTGAATATCCGCATTACTCAGCAAGCTCAGCAACTAAAAATTGAAGTGTCAGATAATGGCGCTGGGCTGAAAACGTCTTCTGCGAATACGGGGCACGGTGTTGGATTAAGCAATATTCGTCAGCGAATCGAAACCCTTTATGGTGATAAGGCGAGTCTAACGATTACTGAACCTGCTGAAGGTGGGGTCGTCTCGACAATCTTGTTACCGCTGACTGACGCAGTTGTCTAG
- a CDS encoding outer membrane lipoprotein-sorting protein, producing MCKLTRSFNSLGLAFALGSVLALVLASTPSWAVDSQQVTEMIARADSYRLNSAQASKVVSLVALYQDEQLDKTREYNVYTRPNRESLVVFKSAVEAGQKMLMIEDNYWLLMPKSRRPIRITPMQKLLGEASVGDISTLTWSEDYQGEWVAEQQVEMPSGEQLDTHHLKLAAKTKGASYQSIDLWLTADRAFPVKADLYLRSGKLAKQAWFTEGVRDGLPTVVSMTLLDKIQPSKKTVIEYREVSEQSLADKYYNPAYLSRNSVSGL from the coding sequence ATGTGTAAATTAACTCGTTCATTCAATAGCTTGGGTTTGGCTTTCGCGTTGGGCTCTGTTTTGGCTTTGGTTCTAGCATCAACACCGAGCTGGGCGGTCGATTCACAGCAAGTTACCGAGATGATTGCTAGGGCAGACAGCTATCGCTTGAACAGCGCCCAAGCGTCTAAGGTGGTCTCATTAGTTGCTCTATATCAAGACGAGCAACTGGATAAAACCCGAGAGTATAACGTCTACACAAGACCAAACCGAGAGTCGTTAGTGGTCTTTAAATCTGCTGTTGAGGCAGGTCAAAAGATGCTGATGATAGAGGATAATTATTGGTTGCTGATGCCGAAATCGCGCCGACCAATTCGTATCACACCGATGCAAAAATTGTTGGGTGAAGCCTCGGTTGGCGATATCTCTACACTGACGTGGAGCGAAGATTACCAAGGTGAGTGGGTTGCCGAGCAACAAGTTGAGATGCCGAGTGGTGAACAGCTTGATACCCATCACTTAAAGCTCGCGGCGAAAACCAAGGGGGCGAGTTACCAGTCGATTGATCTGTGGCTAACGGCAGACCGAGCGTTTCCAGTTAAAGCGGATCTGTATCTGCGCTCAGGAAAGCTAGCCAAGCAAGCTTGGTTTACTGAAGGCGTGCGTGATGGATTACCAACAGTGGTGTCGATGACCTTGCTCGATAAGATTCAACCAAGTAAGAAAACCGTAATTGAGTACCGCGAAGTGAGCGAGCAAAGCTTGGCAGATAAATACTACAACCCTGCTTACTTATCGCGTAATAGCGTGTCTGGGCTTTAG
- a CDS encoding FtsX-like permease family protein — protein MGKLTQRMSTFLLPTSVRLAWLNLLRNGRRSLLSVLIIAIAVFALTSAGGYGLYTYESLRESTARDTGHLTLSTPGYFEQDEDMPLSNGLDKVQALTKSIIGDSDVRGVQPRIYFSGLVSNGSKSTIFMGTGVNEREFDMKGPFLDVRSGQTLSDVKSLRYDSQEPQVMLGIDLARNLKVAVGDWVTLLATTSDGALNAFDFKVQGIYSTGVPELDKRQLYIHITTAQELLASDKVSTLSVFLFETNKTSTVQQRIQTALDRNSASQNDQGTEIEITPWQDRAFFYTKVKDLYDRIFGIMGAVMALVVFVSLFNTMTMSVTERTREIGTLSALGSYPSEIVAGFLKEAGLLALIGSAIGALVSGLVSVLLLVVDVQMPPPPGRTEGYPLNIYFSFELVGYATLGVLTICLLAAYFSARKGVNKPITEALVYV, from the coding sequence ATGGGCAAGTTAACACAAAGAATGAGCACGTTTTTACTTCCAACCTCGGTGCGTTTGGCTTGGCTTAATTTATTGAGAAACGGTCGACGCAGTTTGTTGTCGGTGTTGATCATCGCGATTGCGGTATTTGCACTCACCAGTGCCGGTGGTTATGGGCTTTACACCTACGAATCTTTGAGAGAATCGACCGCTCGAGATACTGGTCATCTTACTTTGAGCACGCCGGGATACTTTGAACAAGATGAAGACATGCCGCTGAGCAATGGTTTAGACAAGGTTCAAGCGCTAACCAAGAGCATTATTGGCGATAGTGATGTGCGTGGTGTACAGCCGCGAATCTATTTTAGTGGTTTGGTTTCTAACGGCAGCAAATCGACCATTTTTATGGGAACGGGCGTGAATGAGCGCGAGTTCGACATGAAAGGTCCTTTCCTTGATGTGCGCAGCGGACAAACCCTGTCGGATGTGAAGTCGCTAAGATACGACAGCCAAGAGCCACAAGTGATGCTGGGAATCGACCTTGCCCGTAACCTCAAAGTTGCGGTTGGCGATTGGGTGACCTTGCTCGCGACCACCAGTGATGGTGCTTTGAATGCTTTTGATTTTAAAGTGCAGGGTATCTATTCGACTGGGGTTCCTGAGTTGGATAAGCGTCAGCTGTATATTCATATCACCACTGCTCAAGAGCTTTTGGCCTCAGACAAAGTCAGTACCTTGTCGGTGTTCTTATTTGAAACCAACAAGACCTCGACGGTTCAACAGCGTATTCAAACTGCTTTAGATCGAAATAGCGCTAGCCAAAACGATCAAGGCACAGAGATCGAGATCACTCCGTGGCAAGATCGCGCGTTTTTCTACACCAAGGTTAAAGATCTTTACGACCGGATCTTCGGCATCATGGGTGCTGTTATGGCATTGGTGGTGTTCGTATCTTTGTTTAACACCATGACCATGTCGGTGACAGAACGTACTCGTGAAATCGGCACCTTGTCGGCACTCGGGAGTTACCCCTCTGAAATCGTCGCAGGCTTCTTAAAAGAGGCAGGATTACTGGCACTGATTGGCAGTGCAATAGGCGCGCTAGTGAGTGGTTTGGTGTCGGTGTTACTGCTGGTGGTTGATGTGCAAATGCCACCACCTCCGGGTCGAACCGAGGGCTACCCACTCAACATTTACTTCTCTTTTGAATTAGTTGGTTATGCCACCTTAGGTGTGCTGACGATATGTTTGCTGGCTGCTTATTTCTCTGCTCGCAAAGGCGTGAATAAGCCAATCACGGAGGCACTGGTTTATGTGTAA
- a CDS encoding ABC transporter ATP-binding protein has protein sequence MIEFKGISKVYVAGGQRVDALNGVDGHIQRGEMVALCGPSGSGKSTLLNILGLLDMDYQGEIHIDGQPYPTEQIAAARFRRQSLGFVFQRFNLVPVMTALENVAYPLMLNQCSKQEQQARAQQMLERVGLGDYVHHRPDNLSGGQQQRVAIARALIHNPSLVIADEPTASLDSHTANLVIDIMKELGHEMGTTFIVATHDPRMAQRCDRVIELIDGQLAPQVATMEAISWAS, from the coding sequence ATGATTGAATTTAAAGGTATCAGCAAAGTGTATGTGGCTGGCGGTCAACGTGTTGATGCATTAAACGGGGTCGATGGACACATCCAACGCGGTGAAATGGTGGCGTTATGTGGGCCATCAGGTTCTGGTAAAAGCACACTTTTGAATATCCTTGGCTTGTTGGATATGGACTATCAAGGTGAGATACATATTGATGGTCAACCGTACCCAACAGAACAGATCGCCGCTGCGCGTTTTCGTCGTCAGTCACTGGGGTTTGTTTTTCAGCGCTTCAATCTTGTTCCTGTGATGACGGCGCTTGAAAACGTCGCTTACCCATTGATGTTGAACCAATGTTCCAAGCAAGAACAGCAGGCCAGAGCACAGCAAATGCTGGAGCGTGTAGGGCTAGGAGATTACGTTCATCATCGTCCAGACAACTTGTCTGGAGGTCAGCAACAACGTGTCGCGATAGCCAGAGCGTTGATCCACAACCCAAGCTTGGTGATTGCCGATGAGCCGACCGCGAGCCTAGACAGTCACACCGCCAACCTTGTAATCGACATTATGAAAGAGCTCGGCCACGAAATGGGCACGACTTTTATCGTCGCAACGCACGACCCAAGAATGGCGCAGCGCTGCGATCGAGTCATTGAACTTATCGACGGCCAACTGGCTCCACAAGTCGCAACTATGGAGGCGATCTCATGGGCAAGTTAA
- a CDS encoding phospholipase, whose protein sequence is MNYVRLLDTPSIWGMSFGPEIMPRAIERQGEFERAIVEVVQKTRYRCDISSLNSPDPDWARAILGAIDTALTEPMGRNESPQFRFIFGQTPLYPINEPDNLIDFKAALVRLIRARSAYWEIMPEFVVGRFYQRATGSWMSAQKKFLPESLISDSDTKMTWNHTKIIACDGVESLVGGHNLNMDLFRSYPPVHDVSVVVHGAASLGSQLFLNELWTADTFLLTKESLDTDDLTWYNRDSEPNYPHDPLMISYVQDYIQEKQNSILEVHETGIQPGVDPQSPALPPLPSINQIEKFDLRSVSDLDANVFEERQVYHSYDKLEDYKKSDRILTVGKYWTGPNRDTDFKIGSEIMKKSLILNAKNVIRMSQQDVISAWKKNWKDHVVCHWIIEALLKNEGLTVQIVVSPLDAGAGAEGDQYSFGSGAVRTFGLMEYYMTHDADTDQRLDDSDGKRQDALSRLFIAPFFFTDKVPEDKTTEGDTYKWPNLPEQGKTATLKAQPLSERPPEQGVIGHPFWTTVSASGFFYGAVDSAPGNHSKVMIVDDEVCIVGSDNLYPGNLAEVNYLIEGEPVNDLLESYWKPLWKYSGPHAYSG, encoded by the coding sequence ATGAACTATGTCAGGTTACTTGATACTCCCAGTATATGGGGGATGTCGTTTGGTCCAGAGATAATGCCTCGTGCTATTGAACGTCAGGGAGAATTTGAGCGGGCAATTGTTGAGGTAGTACAGAAGACTCGTTATCGGTGTGATATCTCGTCGTTAAACAGCCCAGATCCTGATTGGGCGAGAGCGATTCTGGGAGCAATAGATACCGCACTTACGGAGCCTATGGGCCGAAACGAATCACCACAGTTCCGGTTCATATTTGGTCAGACGCCACTTTACCCTATCAATGAGCCAGATAACCTTATCGACTTTAAAGCTGCTCTGGTTCGCTTAATCAGAGCACGCTCAGCATATTGGGAGATCATGCCTGAATTCGTTGTGGGCAGGTTCTACCAAAGAGCGACCGGTTCTTGGATGTCAGCACAGAAGAAATTTCTTCCGGAGTCATTAATTTCTGATTCTGATACAAAAATGACTTGGAATCACACCAAAATCATAGCCTGTGATGGTGTTGAGTCTTTGGTTGGTGGCCATAACCTGAATATGGATCTTTTCCGAAGCTATCCTCCTGTCCATGATGTTTCTGTTGTCGTTCACGGTGCGGCCAGTTTAGGTTCTCAACTGTTCCTTAACGAACTATGGACGGCGGATACATTTCTGCTTACTAAGGAATCATTAGATACTGATGACCTCACTTGGTACAACAGGGATAGCGAACCCAACTATCCACATGATCCTCTTATGATTAGTTATGTTCAGGATTACATACAGGAAAAACAGAATAGTATTCTAGAGGTCCATGAAACCGGTATTCAACCTGGAGTCGATCCTCAATCTCCAGCTTTACCTCCGTTGCCTTCAATTAATCAAATCGAAAAGTTTGATTTGCGCTCAGTCTCAGACTTAGATGCTAACGTTTTTGAAGAGCGTCAGGTGTACCATTCATACGATAAGCTAGAGGACTACAAAAAGTCCGACCGTATACTCACGGTCGGTAAGTATTGGACAGGGCCTAACCGAGATACCGATTTTAAGATAGGCTCGGAAATCATGAAAAAGAGCCTAATTTTAAATGCGAAAAATGTTATCCGTATGTCGCAGCAGGATGTGATCAGTGCTTGGAAAAAGAACTGGAAAGATCACGTTGTATGTCATTGGATTATCGAAGCATTGCTGAAAAATGAAGGGCTAACTGTTCAGATCGTTGTATCGCCCTTAGATGCAGGCGCAGGGGCTGAAGGCGATCAATACTCATTTGGATCGGGAGCGGTACGGACATTTGGTTTGATGGAGTATTACATGACTCACGATGCCGATACCGATCAACGCCTTGATGACAGTGATGGTAAGCGTCAGGACGCTTTATCTCGTCTCTTTATCGCGCCGTTCTTTTTTACCGATAAAGTACCGGAAGATAAGACGACTGAAGGCGATACGTACAAATGGCCAAATCTTCCAGAGCAGGGAAAAACAGCAACACTCAAGGCTCAGCCATTGTCAGAGAGACCACCGGAGCAAGGAGTGATTGGGCATCCATTTTGGACGACAGTGAGTGCGAGTGGGTTCTTTTATGGGGCTGTTGATTCAGCTCCCGGTAATCATTCAAAAGTAATGATTGTCGATGATGAGGTTTGTATCGTCGGTTCGGATAACCTTTATCCTGGTAATTTGGCCGAGGTCAATTACCTTATTGAAGGTGAACCTGTTAACGATTTACTTGAGTCTTACTGGAAACCTTTGTGGAAATACTCAGGACCGCATGCTTACTCAGGTTAG
- a CDS encoding Tat pathway signal protein, with product MNIRRRDFLKSGLIGGSGLLISTSVPALPRFSFAEKTGVMTVSFSGTACTRDEGEVSREESDKNIYLPSTGYIPVRIINELKGVGMTVRGAGENDWAHTRDTSEPLMVNGPLNAPDELLSDISSYISGNQYTKYKESLAGWTMPALALHGANLAAASEGDVFNLIGHSRGACEAIMAAWFLYAYGDEKTRNTPVNIFAIDPVPGPGTWWSILTQLPPNVVNYVGVYSWDQSYNLNVQDHAFQALVPRPNGRMRNENNDITIHSQSWWDWIKRYPGWASMANDVQQADPLAPDSNRPQPVGYELYACRGRHGTVAGNTTSDGYYSADKVSATVAPVPELIYKMARGYLTQWGTDFAVPCAVEKSVAELRKEIHTFHREFDIMGGGETRNSNSLPGRPYVRRISSIWGRNPNDTYYMDDVVGDPPYKLAYPVTTERSNKGWVDWKFL from the coding sequence ATGAATATAAGAAGGCGAGATTTCCTTAAATCAGGCTTGATAGGTGGTTCAGGTTTACTTATAAGCACCTCTGTTCCGGCTCTTCCGAGATTCTCATTCGCTGAGAAAACAGGTGTAATGACAGTATCTTTCTCTGGCACAGCTTGCACTCGTGATGAAGGGGAAGTATCCCGTGAGGAAAGTGATAAAAATATCTACCTTCCTTCAACAGGTTATATTCCCGTTAGAATCATCAATGAGCTGAAAGGTGTTGGAATGACGGTCAGGGGGGCTGGTGAGAATGACTGGGCTCATACCAGAGATACCAGTGAACCACTGATGGTCAACGGCCCACTTAACGCGCCAGATGAACTGCTGTCTGATATTTCTAGCTATATTAGCGGAAACCAGTATACCAAGTATAAGGAGTCCCTTGCGGGTTGGACTATGCCTGCGTTAGCACTGCACGGAGCAAACTTGGCTGCGGCAAGTGAAGGTGATGTGTTTAACCTAATCGGGCATAGCCGGGGAGCCTGTGAAGCTATCATGGCTGCTTGGTTCTTATATGCATATGGTGACGAAAAAACACGTAATACGCCTGTTAATATCTTCGCAATAGATCCGGTTCCTGGGCCTGGCACATGGTGGAGTATTCTTACTCAACTGCCTCCAAACGTCGTTAACTACGTAGGTGTTTATTCTTGGGATCAATCATACAATCTAAACGTGCAAGATCATGCCTTCCAAGCCCTAGTTCCTCGGCCAAATGGAAGAATGAGAAACGAAAATAACGATATCACTATCCACAGTCAGTCATGGTGGGACTGGATAAAAAGGTATCCAGGCTGGGCAAGCATGGCAAACGATGTACAACAAGCCGATCCTCTTGCTCCAGATAGTAACAGACCTCAACCTGTTGGTTATGAGCTCTATGCCTGCCGTGGCAGACACGGCACTGTAGCCGGGAATACTACCAGTGATGGTTATTATTCTGCTGATAAGGTAAGCGCAACGGTTGCTCCTGTCCCTGAGCTAATCTACAAAATGGCTAGAGGTTACCTGACCCAATGGGGAACCGATTTTGCTGTTCCTTGCGCTGTTGAAAAAAGTGTTGCAGAGCTAAGAAAAGAAATTCATACCTTCCATCGTGAGTTCGACATTATGGGAGGAGGAGAAACTCGTAATAGTAACTCCCTTCCCGGAAGGCCGTATGTTCGAAGAATCTCATCAATTTGGGGGCGTAACCCGAACGATACCTATTATATGGACGATGTAGTTGGCGATCCTCCATATAAACTCGCTTATCCGGTAACTACAGAGCGAAGCAACAAAGGGTGGGTTGACTGGAAGTTTTTATGA